The window TGTCTGTGGTTGCAAAATAACAACGTCAAGCCTGAAAGGTGGCAAGATTTGACCATTTGTGAAAATGATTTATCCAAGTAAAGCGAAGCGGTAATTTGTTGTGGCAAGTTCTAGCCAGTTGGATAGAAACAATACAGGATTAGAAAAAGGGAACTAGAAATGGAAGAAACGGGGGTTCCGTACAAAATTGATTCTCCGACTAATTGGTTGTTGGGAGGTTGGCACTCACCATTCCAACAAATTTCCGCTGGCTGTTATATCGTTGGAAAGTCAAAGCGATCTAGTGGCGAAATTTCTTAAAAAATACAAATTCGCTGCAAAATTAGATTGTTGCTTGGATTCGTTTGCGAAAAGCGCGTAAAGCAGGGCTTCTGCCCGTTGTTCGGCTTTGGTTGAGGAGTTCGGCAATGAGGGTAGGAACGGGAAGTTCGGAAAAAGTAGGGCTTGTGGAACTTGGTTGGTATTGCTCCGAGTGCAAAACATAAATGTTCAACGCACTACTTTCATAAATCCACAACTCCGGAACCCCCAATCCCAGATAGGCATCGATTTGCGTTTTGGAAGTGACATCGACTTCTAAAGCAAGGTCGGGTGGTGGATCGATCGCTGGATCGAGACGGTCTTTGCCCACCACAAGCTGATGGTTGGCCATATAAAAGCACTCATCCGGTTCGATGCCATAGCCTCGTTCGGGATTTTTGAATGTGGTCGAACCCAAACACTCGCAATCGATTTCCAATTCTTCTAATAAAATTTTGATGGCATCGCTAATGAGAGATTTTTCTCGCTCGCGTTTGGGCAGCGGTATCCTGATTTCTAAAGTGTTTTGATAGTAGGCAATGCGGGCAGCGCGATGTTCGCCCAGTTCTTTTAAAATGGCTTCCAAGGCTTGCCAGTCAATATCTCGCAGCCACAATCTTTGACCGGGGGGAATGTCGAGTTGTTGTAGTTGTAGGGTAACCATCGATCGCTTTTTTTTAATTACAAACGGCATTTCAATCTTGCCAAACCAGTTGCAAATCCATTTCAAAATTAGATAGTATGGGTTCGCCGGAGAGCTTGTCAGGGCGATCGCATATTTCAACTTTTCCTTGACAGCGATAAATCCAAACTTGGCGAGATTCGGGTTCGACCAACCAACCCAACTGCGTACCATTATCGATATATTCCTGCAATTTTTGCTGGAGCGTTTCTAACTCATCCGTCGGAGAACGTAACTCAATAACAAAATCCGGGCAAATGGGAGCAAACTTGCGTTTTTGTTCTGGAGAAAGACTTTGCCAGCGTTCTTTTTTCACCCAAGCAGCATCCGGGGAACGAATGGCACCGTTGGAAAGCTTGAAACCAGTAGAAGAATCGAAAGCCACACCTAAATTCGTTTGCTGGTTCCAAACCCAAAGCTGGGCACTCAATCCCAAACTTTGACGACCGCTTTCGCTGCCTGTGGGAGGCATGGCAATCAATTCTCCCTGGGCACTGCGTTCCAACCGTAAGTTCGGATTGCAGCGGCAGATTTGCGCGAATATTTCATCGGTGAGTTTTAATTGGGGGTCGAGGTTGATGGCAATCATAGGTCATCCATCAAATTAAATCCACAGTATTGCCGATGCTATCCATCATAATTTGATAAAGCCGATCGCGTTTGGATTGCCGGTAGCCATGCACGAACAATCGCGTCACCAGATAGCGTGCCTTTTCCCCCGCGATCGCATTTTGGTGATATTTCGGCAACACCATCAACTTCATCTCCGTAGGTTCCCCTCCCGACAAACCGGGCACAAAATATCTCACCCCCGCCAGTTCCACAGCCCCCAAACGCCGGTAAAATTGAATGCGTCGTTGGCGTTGCTGGCGTTCTGTCGGCGATAAAGGAGATTTCAACACATCATTGCCCGCATCTGGGGTTTCCACTTCCAACAGCAAATACCGCCGAGACTGCTGGTGTATAGTTGCCACAATTTGACGCAAAAATTGACTGCCAATGCCCCGACCGCGAAAATCTTGATGGGTTGCCAAATATCCCAGCAGCACAAACTCCGTTCCCGATAAAGGCGAAGTTAGCGCCATAAATACCACTTTTTCATCTAAATATCCCACAAACAGACGGTCTTGGCGATTTTGGACCCGTTTTCGCATCCGTTCGCTACTGAAACGTTCGTCTGCCGGGAAAGCAGTCTCGTAAATTTGCAACACGGCTTCCCAATCGGCATGGGAGGTATCGGTGAGTTCGCGCAGTTCCAACATAGAGAAAATGAATTGTCAGGAAAACAAAAGAAAAAATTGTAAATTTGTCAACCGTTTTGCTGTAAAGTTTTGTGAAACCTGCTTGAATCTCCAGTAAGGTGGAGACTTTACGCTAGAACCAATTCTCAATTCATTGTTTCCAGGAGGGGTTCTAGCATGGTCAAAGCCAGAACCAAGGCAAAAAACCAGAGTCAAATCCAAAACCAACAATTTCAACTATCGGGCATGAGTTGTGCTGCCTGTGCCAACCGAGTGGAGAAAGCCATCAGCGGTGTCGAGGGCGTGCGATCGTGCAATGTTAATTTTGCCCTTTCGCAAGCGACGGTGGAATACGACGGCACCCAAGCCGATAGCGAACAAATTCAAGCAGCAGTCAAAGAAGCGGGATACGGTGCCGAACCCGTTTCCCTAGATGCGGAAACGGAAGACGACAGCCAAAATCGCGCCGAAAAACGCCAGCAACGCCTTCTCCAGAAAAAAGTCATTGTTGGCGGCGTTATCAGTTTTATCTTGGTGGTGGGTTCCCTACCAGCCATGACCGGGATCGATATACCTTTTATTGCCCCTTGGTGGCACAATGCCTGGTTGCAATTGCTACTGACAACGCCGGTGGTCTTTTGGTGCGGTAGCGGTTTTTATATCGGTGCCTGGAAAGCTGCCAAACACGCTACGGCGGATATGAACACGCTGGTGGCTTTGGGCACGGGAGCGGCGTATTTGTATTCGCTGTTTCCCACGTTCTTTAGTGGTTTCTTTGAATCGCAGGATCTATCTACCCAAGTGTACTACGAAGCGGCAGCGGTGGTGATTACCCTGGTGTTGCTGGGCAGGTGGCTGGAACATCGTGCCAGGGGGCAAACTTCTGAGGCGATTCGCAAGTTAATGGGATTGCAAGCCAAGACGGCAAGGGTGATTCGCGACGGTCGAGAACAAGATATTCCCATTTCTCAGGTGCAAGTGGGGGATATATTTTTGGTGCGACCTGGGGAAAAAATTCCGGTAGATGGGGAAGTAACCCAAGGTTCTTCGACGGTAGACGAATCCATGGTGACGGGAGAACCGATTCCGGCGACCAAAAAAGCTGGCGATGAGGTGATTGGCGCAACCATTAACAAAACTGGCAGCTTTCAAGCCAAAGCATCGCGGGTGGGCAAAGATACGGTTTTATCCCAAATTGTACAGTTGGTGCAAGAAGCTCAGGGCAGCAAAGCTCCCATTCAAAAGTTGGTCGATCGCGTGACGGCTTGGTTTGTGCCCACGGTTATGGCGATCGCTTTGCTAACGTTTGTGGTGTGGTTCTTTGCCAGTGGCAATTTGACGTTTGCCCTGGTGGCGACGGTGAGCGTTTTGATTATTGCGTGCCCCTGTTCGCTGGGTCTGGCAACGCCAACTTCGGTGATGGTGGGAACCGGCAAAGGTGCGGAAAACGGCATTTTAATTAAAGGGGCAGATAGTCTGGAAATTGCCCACCACTTGCAAACCATTGTGCTGGATAAAACCGGAACCCTGACAGCGGGCAAACCTTCGGTGACCAATTACGTAACCGTTGACGGGGCAAGCGGCGACGAATTGAAAATTTTGCAGTTGGCGGCAACTTTGGAAAAAAGTTCCGAACATCCCATTGCGGAAGCGATCGTGGAATATGCCAAATCCCAGGAAGTGAGCCTGTTGGGTTCTGTGGAAGATGGTTTTGAAGCGATCGCAGGTAGCGGCGTGCAAGGCAGAGTAGACGGTCGTTGGGTGCAAATTGGCACGGCAGCTTGGATGCGGGAGTTAGAAATCGATACCCAACCTTTGGCGGAATATGCGGAAAAAGCGGAAGAGGATGCCAAAACCACGGTTTGGATTGCTATTGACGGTCGTCTGGAAGGGTTGCTAGCGATCGCGGATGCGGTGAAACCCACGGCTGCCACCGTTGTAGCAGCGTTGCAGCGGATGGGGATTGAAGTGGCGATGCTGACGGGAGACAACCAACATACAGCTCATGCGATCGCGCGTGAGGTAGGTATTGACCGGGTATTTGCGGAAGTTCGCCCCGACCAAAAAGCCGAAATTGTGCGATCGCTGCAAGCCGAAGTTCCCAAAAACAAACGCAACCACCGCCGCAAGCTAGTAGCCATGGTTGGCGATGGCATCAACGACGCTCCCGCCTTGGCACAAGCCGACATTGGCATTGCCATTGGCACCGGCACCGACATTGCCATTTCCGCTAGCGACATCACCCTAATTTCCGACGACCTGCACGGCATCGTCACCGCCATTCAACTCAGTCGCGCTACCATGAAAAATATTCGCCAAAATCTCTTTTTCGCTTTCGTTTACAATACGGCCAGCATTCCCATTGCCGCCGGATTGTTCTATCCCATTTTCGGATGGTTGCTCAATCCCATGATTGCCGGCGGTGCCATGGCGTTTAGTTCGGTTTCCGTGGTTACCAACGCCCTCCGTTTGCGTAAATTTGAACCACGACTCGACGAAACCTGCCGAAGTTAGCGATAGAAAGGTATTTCCCATGCCCACCATCAACAAAGCACGCCTGCGACGCCTCCATTCCACCCTAGCCCCAATTATGATGTTGCCCTTGCTGTTGACGCTGATTACAGGGTCTGCCTATCAGTGGGCGATTCTCAACGGCAAAAGCGGCGACTGGCTTTGGCTGCTGGATTTGCATCGCGGCAAGTTCGGCAGCATCGACCTAACCAGCATTTATCCGTTTCTGAATGCGTTGGGATTGCTAACGTTGGTTATAACGGGGGTTATCATGTGGTGGCAGCTTCCCAAGCGTCGCAGGGGATGATGGGTATGGGGATAAATGATGGGAGATGATAAATGCGACCATATTATTGACAAAGACCGAACACCAATATCAAAATGATTACAAAATTCTGTTGTGTCCAAAATTTTACTATATATAACAATAGTTGTTTATTAATACATGACTTTATGTTTCAAATATATAAAATTTTCTCTAAATAGCTTTAATTTTTGAGTATGTTTGAATCAATTAATTGCTTTGTTTGTATGTAAAATTAATTGTTTACATATAGAAGTAAGACAAAATTTAAACTATGCAAAATTGGAAAGATAAACAGTTAGAAGGTTTAATAAATTGTGATAATGATGAAAAATCGAGCAAGTAATTTACTAAAATAGGGGGATAAGGCTTAAATAAATTCAATCAAATAATGTTTCAAAAAGTTAAATTAAGTTATTTTTCAAATTTAGGGCAAGTTGAATGGCAAAAACTGGAATCAGATCTAGGTTTTCCTAGCAGTTTGATTCAATTGCGCGATCGCGCCACAACGGAGCTCAATTAAATTTTCAAATTTAAGACTTCCGTTTTTCTGAAAGCGTTATTGAGTCAGTCTTTAGGATAGCAACAGTCGCCATAGTTCAGCAATTCTGCAACAGGAGGTTGATAGTTAGACATATTCGTTGATTGGAATAGAAGGGTTTATAGCAGTTTTAGAATCATGAAGTACAAAATTAAGCCTTAAATTGTCTTATAATAAGCATATGCTGTACCTCACCACTGTCGGAATTGCTATATTGATTTATACCATTTCCTTAATAATATGCAAGAGATAATAGAGGCATTTTGGTAGGGGCGCAACGCATGAGTAGGGGCGCTTCGCGAAGCGCCCCTACCAGGGCAATTGAGAAATTCCAGACAATCGTTGTTTTTCAGAAATGGTATTAGACGACCTTGGTGGAATCACGGTCAGCGTTGGAATTAAGCTAATTGTATAATGATGGTTAATTGGATTCAAGTCAAAGGCAAGGTTAAACAAGGATATGGCGTTGCTTCAGGAAAATCCGGCGATCCTCGCTTCCCAAAAGGGACACTGGAATTGCAAAAACCATTGTTTCATGAAAGAGGACTGAATCTGGATGGCTACTATGTAGGGACGATCAATCTTTCAATTGCTCCATACCAATATAAAATCAAAAATCCCAAGTGTACCTTTCGACAAGTGAAATGGTCCCCTGAAAATCCTGCCGAAGACTTTTCGTTTTTTGATTGCCGAATTGTGACCGATTCCAATCATCGATTAAACGGCTTGATCTACTATCCTCACCCTGAAACCAAACCCGAACATTTTCAGTCTCCTGATATTCTTGAAATTATTACCTTCCCCCTTGAGGATTTAAATGATGGGGATGAGCTAATGATTGAAGTGAACTCAGAACAAATGACAATTCATTAGATATTGTTGTTCCATCAATCGTTCAAGTTATTACAAGGGGATTTCTAAAAATCCATGGCGCGATCGCCTCTGGCAGCGAATCGAAGATTCGATCGCGCGGTTGGCACGTTTGCCGGAAGCAAAATTACCAAATGAGTTAAAGCAACAATCAAAGAAACCCTGAAAGCAGTTTTCCTAGAAGCCTACGGGAAACCAGACGTTTTGAAAATTAAAGAAATTGTTTCTCCCCAACCCAGTAAAGGAGAAATTTTGGTCAAAATTATTGCTGCTGGTGTCAATCGGGGTGACATGATGCAACGTCGCGGCTAATATCACCCACCCGATCCCCATACCGAAGAAATACCAGGTTTAGAATTTGCCAGTGTCGATGATGGCACCTCGATCGATCGTGGCGCTCAATTAGGCAATTAATCTCATGAATCATGCCATTGTTTGATGATAGGATAAAACTTTAGATTCGCTAGGCTCAGCAGCGATCGCGCCCTCAAGGAAAAATGTACTACTTATTAACATTAATCGGATTAGTGATTGGTGCCAAAATTGGCATTAAATTTGCTGATATCGATCGACACTTTCCAGAGTGGTTATTGCATCATCGTGCCTTTTTGACTCATGGTGCAATTATTCCCATGCTATTAGCTAGCATCACTACTTTAACTCAAATTCAATTAATACGAGGCTTTACCATTGGTTTTTGTGTCACCAATGCCGTTCATCTCAGTTTCGATCTTTTTCCCAAATCATGGCGAGGATATGCTTTAATTCATGTGTTTGACTGGTCCTTACCACCGGTGGCTTCATGGCTTTGGATTTCCTTGGGTATTCTTGTCAGTTTATTGATTGCTTATATTCTCTGGCGTAATTTCCTTGATATCATTGTGACTGTAGGAAGCATCATTTTTGGTTTTTCTGTCTATGCCCATGAGGGAATCTGGTTTCCAGCGATCGCGTTTTTCACTTCAGCTATTTTAGCTGTCAGTGCTGCGTCATTATTCTTTCCTTCTGTTGGAAATCGAAAATTGTAAGGCAGCAACCGTTCGATCCATCGTTGAAATAGCGATCCCATATGTGGAAATAGCTTAATAAAGCCAGGCAAAACATTTGCGATTGAGATAAAGCCTCACTACGCCTAATACCATTTCCTTGATAATATGCAAGAGATAATAGAGGCATTTTTGTAGGGGCGCAACGCGTGAGCGCCCCTACCAGGGCAATTGAGAAATTCCAGACTCGTTGTTTTTCAGAAATGGTATTAGATTGACGCAGTACTTGATTGGATATTAATAAAGAGAATTAACGCTCGATCGTTAGCTTGGGAGTAAACTTGAAGCATGGGAACCATGTTGAGACAAAGAGACGGGTTGGTAATCGTGTTGACACGGGTGGGGTTGCTGGATAAACCAGTGCTGGTCTCCTTGTTCCGATAAGGAAGAAATTTGACTGCCTGCTGTCACAAACGCTCCGTGCATACAAACCCCACCGTGATGATCCCTTAAAATAGACTGGGCTGTCTCTACAGAAAACTTGCCTTGATTGAACTGACAAAGTTGCCTGACTCTACCTTCTCTGGAATGAGGAGATGGTACGTCGCTGACGAAACTGCTGCTAAAGATTTGGGCAAAGTCAAAGTCTTGTTCGCTCTGACACCATCCCTGATTAATTGCGAATTCAACCACTTCAGGGTGGCGGATTGTACCAGCATTTCTGATACTAAGCTGATTAGAGATCGACCGGGTTCCGCTAGTGACTTGTTCGGCAACCCAATACTGACCGGCGGTTTCTAAAACCCAGGCTTCTTTTCGATCCGCAATCAAAAAAGAGTTATGGTAGTTCATGGAAAAGTGTTCGGCACAGTTGCCTCCTTGTCCGTATTGGGACAACAACTCAACAATCACCTGTAAGGCTTTCCTGGCGCTGGTACCTCTTTCCAAACCCAAACGCACTAAATCCATGCCCAGTAACCCCGTGCTGCGAGTCGGTTCGATGGTCCACACTGCTTCATTGCCAATGACCACTCCGCATTCGTTAGCCCCCATTTCTGCGCCCCACATCCACTTCGGTTGGGAAATAATGACGGCGAGGGTTTGTTCCACTTGAGGAATGGTGATGTAGGTACACTCAACAGAGGCTTGAGCGGTATAGGTTTGAGCAGGAATGACAATTGCCTCTTGTATTTCTCCTGCTGGACGGTCGCTATTTTTGCCAAAAATCAGCTCTCCTGTTTTTGTAACATCGGGTAGAGCCACCAGAGAATCACACATTCTTATTCCTCCTGCTATTGGGACTTAAACAAAACTCCCTGCGCGATCGCGACTAGAAACAATGGTTCCTGGTATCATCGCGATCGCTAGAAACCACAAATAGCAATTCAATATAATTTCGGTATTGGTTAACTGCTGGCTCAACTGACTTGGTTCTTGTAAAAGGCGTATCATAATAAAACTGCCTTCAAACGTAGATACCATCCCATCAGCCAACTCCTCAGCTTTTACTGGCAAACCAGGAGGATATTTCGTTAGAATTTACCCTGAAACTTCCAAAATTTCCTTGCCAGAAAACGCTACGCACTGATGCAACAAATCTTCAATACCACTAACCGGTAAAATATGCGTCTTCAACTCGCAAGCCACCTCCAACACCGTCATATCATCCAAAAACACCGTATCGTCATTTTTCAGCAACAGGGAAGGCAACAAAATCGCATCTCCCAAATCCTTCCCTGACAAACCACGCAACAAATCTTGCCCCGTCAGCAATCCCGTCACCGCAATATCAATTCCCCAATACCAACTGGGCAACGCCACCATCTCCACCGTCAATCCTTCTACTTGATTGAGACGCTGGCAAATGGGTTGAAATGCTTTTTCCACAGCATTGCCCACCACCCAACTCAACCGTCGTGGCGTTTCTACTCGCGTGGGTAAATTCTGGGCGGCTGTTTCAAATTCTGATAAGAACAAACGAATGGAACCAACTCCATTGCCCAATTGGGGATAGTCTTCGTAGTGAGATTCGGGGGGCAAATCTTCCCCGGCAATTAAAAACCATTCGTCAGCCAGCCACGCAAAACGAGAATTGATTTCTGGATCTGCCAGAAACTCGCTTTGTAACTTCTGCACTTGCCCCACCACTTCCTGTGCTTTGGCGGGTTTTACCGGTACCAGTTCGTCTTCGCTGGGGCGAAATCGCGTCAATCCCACCGGAACTACGGCTACCGATGCCACTGCTGGAATGTCGCCACCACCAAACTGTGCCAAATCTCGCAGGGTGCGTTCTAAATGTTCGCCGTCGTTGATGCCCGGGCAAACTACCACTTGAGCGTGAATTTGCAAGCGGCGATCGCGAAACCACTGGAGTTGTTCTAAAATTCTACCAGCACGAGGATTTTTTAACAGGCGGCTGCGTACTTCCGGTTCGGTGGCGTGAACGGAAACATACAGCGGCGACAAACGCAACCGGGCAATTCGTTCCCATTCTTGCGGCAATAAATTGGTGAGGGTGAGATAGGAACCGTAAAGAAAACTGAGGCGATAATCGTCGTCTTTCAGGTAGAGGGTTTCCCGCTTGCCTGGCGGTTGTTGGTCGATGAAGCAAAAAGGGCAGGCGTTGTTGCACTGCATTAAACCATCGAAGAGGGCGGTTTCAAATTCTAAGCCCAAATCTTCATCGACTTCTTTTTCAATTTCAAGATAGTGGCGATCGCTGTTTTGGTCAACGACTTCCAGTTCCAAGTATTCGTCGGCACACAAAAATTGATAGTCAATCAAATCTCGGGGTGCTTCGCCGTTAATCTTGGCAATGGCGTCTCCCGCCTCGAACCCCATTTCGGCGGCGATGGAATCCGGTAGAACTTTGCTAATTTTCGCTGGCTTTACGTTCATGTTTGGTCTTTATTTTACGCTCGTTTTCTTGACAATAAAAGCAAAATATGCTATGCATTTGCGGTCCAAGGCAGTTTTGCCCAAATCGCTAGCAAAATCGCCACGCCAAAAATCAGGCGATACCACACAAACACCCAAGTATTCTGGGTTTGCAAGTAGCGAATCAACCACGCGATCGCTAAATACGAAAATATTACCGCCGAAATCAATCCTACCAACATCGCCACGGGTCCAACGTTCGAGGTAGAAGTTTTAAAAATTTCCGGCAGTTCTACCAATCCTGCCAAGGTAATCGCTGGAATCCCCAACAAAAAGGAAAACCGCGCTGCGGTGGCTCGCTGCAATCCCAAATACAAACCGGCGGTGATGGTTGCCCCGGAACGGGATACGCCGGGAATCAAAGCCAACGATTGCGCCACGCCAGTCCAAATGCCATCGTTTCTTCCTAGGGTATCGAACCCGCGTTTGTGGGCGCTACCTACTTCCGCGATCGCCATAAACAGGGACATAAAAATAGAAGCCAATGCGATCGCAGTCAAGCTCCGTAAAGGGGAATTTTCATAATCAATAACAATTCCTGACTTTAAAAGCAACCCCAAAATCACAATGGGAATGGTACCCACAGCAATTCCCACCGCAATCCGAAACTCCTGTGCCTGATAATCTCTCTGTTGAATGGCTCGAAAGCTACCCTTGGTCAACGTCGATAAATCTTTCCAGAAATACCACAACACTGCCGCAATACTTCCTAATTGAATCACAGCGGTAAACGATACCCCCGGGTCGCCCCATCCCAAAGCAACGGGAACCACTTTTAAATGAGCGGTACTGCTAATGGGGATAAATTCTGTCAAGCCCTGCACCATCCCCAATACAGCCGCTTGAAACCAATTCATGGAAGCGGTGGCATCGGTTGCCTCGGTGGTGGCGGCAGCTTGAGTTACCAAAAACGGCAGACTAAATCCCAAACTCCCCAAACCAAGCCAACGCCACCCTGCAGTACGGCTTAGCGATCGCCATTTTGCCATTATTTGTTGTTCCTTCGTCTCCTCTCGTTTGTACCACTTTATAGCACGGGAGCAGGAATTTCAGCTTGGGAGCGTACCGAGCGTGGAAGCGTACCGAGCCTGGGAGCGTACCGAGCCTGGGAGCCTGGGAGCTTGGGAAATGAAATCCGAAAAAAAACCACAATTTTATAGTAGGGGCAACCCCCCGTGGTTGCCCTGTTTTTGTATTTATCCTGTTCCTGTATTTGCTCTGTTTCCGTAGTTGCCCTGTTCCTGTATTTATTCTGTTCCGTTGTTTCTTGCCATTCGCCACCTGAAGGTAAAGTAATAAGCGATCGCATCTTACTGTCGATCGTCCCCCAACATCAAAAATTCCCACCCACCAATCTTCCCCAAACCAAAGTAAATGTATATCTCCCAAGCTCGGTACCTCGGTACGCTCGGTAGCTCCCAAAATTGCCACTTTCCCTTAAAGAAAGCTAAAATTTCAACCAATATCCCCCCAGGGGGGATAAGATTGTGGTATCTTAAGGAAAATGAAATTAAGTAAATAAATCTTAACAATAACTTTGTTTGACCAAAAACCAAGCACAATGCTAAACACCCATATATCCCTGCTGGAAAAAGCAGTTCCCAAATCTACAACCTCCGCGAAGAAAATCTTTCCTCCCCAAATAGCGTTGAAATGGCAAGCCTTTTTTGGGGCAGTGTTCTTAGTTTGCGTACCGGTATTCATACAAGCCCCCATGGTGCGGGAGTTGCCCTTGGCGAGTCTGGCAATAACTGGCATCTGGGTATGGCTGGGGATGCGGTTACTGTCTCAACCCAAAATGGCTTTGTGGGGAGACTTGTTGTTAGGGTTTAGCTGGAGCTGGTTGGCTGGTTCCATTTATTGGGGATGGCTGCGCGCGGAACCCTACGTGCATTTGCCCGTCGAAGCCATTGGTTTGCCCTTTGCCATTTGGTGCTTGTATCGGGGACGCTGGCAAGTGGGAAATTGGTTTTATTTGGGTTCTTTACTGGGAACCGCTATCACCGATTTGTATTTTTATGCTGTAGGGTTAATTCCCTACTGGCGTCGCGTGATGCAGGTAGACCCGGAACAAGCCTTGCCGATTTTGCAAGAAGCGGTAGCCTTGGTACAGACCCCTTGGGGAATTAGCTGTGCTGGCTTGCTAGCTGCTATATTGCTAGCTACGGGGTTGTTCCCATTACGAATTCGCCAAGCTCGTTGGTGGGCTTTCAGTGGTGCCGTTTTGAGTACAATTCTGGTAGACTTTTTATTTTGGTTGGGGGCATCTGCTGCCTAAACATCCGGAAGGATATGGAATATGGCAGAATTTATCCGGCAATAATTCTCTGGCTACGGTTGGGAGAAGCTATGCTTAGTAATAGATTTGGAAGTTTTGCCAGTGAGGGATGCGGTAACAGTGCCACCCATCCATCCTTATCTCGTCAGGCGCGGCAAGTCTGGTAAAAGCTATTTGCCCTTAGATGAGGGCAATTGCTGGACCGTTGGTCGCAGTAAAGACAACGATCTGGTTATCCCCGACCGTTGGATGTCCAGACATCATGCGATTTTGCAATATATGGATAATGGAGAATTATTCCTGATCGATTTGGGAAGTCGCAATGGTTCTTTTGTCAACGGTCGTCGGGTTAGCATTCCGGTTGCCCTGCAAAGCGGCGATCGCTTAGTGTTTGGTCAAACAGAGTTAGAGTTCTACCACCCAGCCCAACCCCATAGCGAGGAACTGGAAGAATCAGAAGTCGAAGATTTGACGGCCACATTGCACGTGCGCCGCCTCATTTCTGTTATGGTAATTGACATCCGCGGGTTTACGGTGATGACCCGCAACATGGATGAAAAAGTACTTTCGGAGATGATTGGCAGTTGGTTTCGCCAGTGCGGTAATATCCTGCGGGAACACGGCAGTTGGGTGGATAAATACATTGGCGATGCAGTCATGGCGGTATGGTTTCACACCAGCGAAGGGGTGCGCCAGCAGGAAATTGCGCGCATTTTCGCCGCCATTGACGCCCTGCACGAAGTGAGCCAAAAACTCAGCCAGCAATATCCCGTGCCTTTCCCCATGCGCATTGGGGCTGGATTAAATACGGGGTATGCTATGGTAGGGAATACGGGAACCGGCGATCGCCCCGATTATACCGCCCTGGGAGATACGGTGAACGCAGCTTTTCGTCTGGAGTCAGCCACCAAAGAAATCAAACAGGATGTTGCTATTGGCGAAACCACCTACAGCTCTTTTCAACAGTGGTGCCCAGATAGTGTTCTATTTCAGCCGCATACCGTCAATTTAAAAGGCTACGAAACCCCTATTGCCACCTACACCACCACATTTGACCAACTGCACTCGTTTATCCAACAACAAACCCAATCCCGTCAATAAAGTGAACTCCAGCCAAATATTTCCGGCAAAAGCCACGGAGCATTCCCAAAAATCCAGTATATTTTCTCAACAGAAAATCTGCTCAAAATGGTATTCTAGAAAACAAACCCCGTCTACAGGTTGAATA is drawn from Geitlerinema sp. PCC 9228 and contains these coding sequences:
- a CDS encoding undecaprenyl-diphosphate phosphatase, with the translated sequence MNWFQAAVLGMVQGLTEFIPISSTAHLKVVPVALGWGDPGVSFTAVIQLGSIAAVLWYFWKDLSTLTKGSFRAIQQRDYQAQEFRIAVGIAVGTIPIVILGLLLKSGIVIDYENSPLRSLTAIALASIFMSLFMAIAEVGSAHKRGFDTLGRNDGIWTGVAQSLALIPGVSRSGATITAGLYLGLQRATAARFSFLLGIPAITLAGLVELPEIFKTSTSNVGPVAMLVGLISAVIFSYLAIAWLIRYLQTQNTWVFVWYRLIFGVAILLAIWAKLPWTANA
- a CDS encoding DUF3120 domain-containing protein, whose protein sequence is MLNTHISLLEKAVPKSTTSAKKIFPPQIALKWQAFFGAVFLVCVPVFIQAPMVRELPLASLAITGIWVWLGMRLLSQPKMALWGDLLLGFSWSWLAGSIYWGWLRAEPYVHLPVEAIGLPFAIWCLYRGRWQVGNWFYLGSLLGTAITDLYFYAVGLIPYWRRVMQVDPEQALPILQEAVALVQTPWGISCAGLLAAILLATGLFPLRIRQARWWAFSGAVLSTILVDFLFWLGASAA
- a CDS encoding TIGR03279 family radical SAM protein; this translates as MNVKPAKISKVLPDSIAAEMGFEAGDAIAKINGEAPRDLIDYQFLCADEYLELEVVDQNSDRHYLEIEKEVDEDLGLEFETALFDGLMQCNNACPFCFIDQQPPGKRETLYLKDDDYRLSFLYGSYLTLTNLLPQEWERIARLRLSPLYVSVHATEPEVRSRLLKNPRAGRILEQLQWFRDRRLQIHAQVVVCPGINDGEHLERTLRDLAQFGGGDIPAVASVAVVPVGLTRFRPSEDELVPVKPAKAQEVVGQVQKLQSEFLADPEINSRFAWLADEWFLIAGEDLPPESHYEDYPQLGNGVGSIRLFLSEFETAAQNLPTRVETPRRLSWVVGNAVEKAFQPICQRLNQVEGLTVEMVALPSWYWGIDIAVTGLLTGQDLLRGLSGKDLGDAILLPSLLLKNDDTVFLDDMTVLEVACELKTHILPVSGIEDLLHQCVAFSGKEILEVSG
- a CDS encoding adenylate/guanylate cyclase domain-containing protein, translating into MEVLPVRDAVTVPPIHPYLVRRGKSGKSYLPLDEGNCWTVGRSKDNDLVIPDRWMSRHHAILQYMDNGELFLIDLGSRNGSFVNGRRVSIPVALQSGDRLVFGQTELEFYHPAQPHSEELEESEVEDLTATLHVRRLISVMVIDIRGFTVMTRNMDEKVLSEMIGSWFRQCGNILREHGSWVDKYIGDAVMAVWFHTSEGVRQQEIARIFAAIDALHEVSQKLSQQYPVPFPMRIGAGLNTGYAMVGNTGTGDRPDYTALGDTVNAAFRLESATKEIKQDVAIGETTYSSFQQWCPDSVLFQPHTVNLKGYETPIATYTTTFDQLHSFIQQQTQSRQ